One Sporomusaceae bacterium ACPt DNA window includes the following coding sequences:
- a CDS encoding Iron-sulfur cluster carrier protein, with translation MLISIASGKGGTGKTALSLLLAAAHSNISLVDCDVEEPNCHLFLQPAWQDPGREITVTIPHIDSALCNGCGACSTVCLFNAIAISGKTALLFDELCHSCGGCLLVCRQQAIIEESKTIGTLATGTSTTHPGIHLVSGTLKVGTPSAVALIKRMKQETAKLTGDVLLDCPPGTSCSMVTAVQDSDFCILVTEPTPFGRHDLELAMNITCLLQIPTGVVINKSDAASSGDESIETLCESRQIPILAKIPHSLSFAKQYAAGCIPDEFQAIAANIWHKLKSERSAGT, from the coding sequence ATGCTGATTAGTATTGCCAGCGGCAAAGGAGGCACAGGAAAAACCGCTCTGTCCCTGCTGCTTGCCGCCGCGCATTCAAATATTTCCCTAGTCGACTGCGACGTCGAAGAGCCAAACTGTCATTTGTTTTTACAGCCCGCCTGGCAAGACCCCGGTCGCGAAATTACCGTTACAATTCCGCACATTGACTCCGCTTTATGCAATGGATGCGGTGCTTGCTCCACTGTTTGTTTGTTTAATGCCATAGCCATTTCCGGTAAAACCGCTTTATTATTTGACGAATTATGTCACAGCTGCGGCGGCTGCCTGCTCGTCTGCCGGCAACAGGCTATAATTGAGGAATCAAAAACCATTGGCACCCTTGCAACAGGAACATCTACCACCCATCCCGGCATTCACTTGGTAAGCGGTACCTTAAAAGTTGGCACTCCCAGCGCCGTGGCGCTCATCAAAAGGATGAAGCAAGAAACCGCGAAGCTTACCGGAGACGTGTTGCTGGATTGTCCGCCCGGTACTTCCTGCTCGATGGTGACAGCCGTCCAAGACAGTGACTTTTGCATACTCGTAACCGAGCCGACTCCTTTCGGGCGGCATGACCTGGAACTGGCCATGAATATTACCTGTCTGCTTCAGATACCGACAGGCGTAGTGATTAATAAAAGTGATGCAGCCTCCTCCGGTGACGAAAGTATTGAAACCTTATGCGAGAGCCGTCAAATTCCGATATTGGCCAAAATCCCCCATAGCCTGTCCTTTGCCAAGCAATATGCTGCAGGCTGTATCCCGGATGAGTTCCAAGCCATCGCCGCTAATATCTGGCATAAACTTAAATCCGAAAGGAGCGCCGGAACATGA
- the salA gene encoding Iron-sulfur cluster carrier protein: MSCNTTDHELEAQDRKINRFLQNVDHKMVVMSGKGGVGKSTVATNLAVFLSSQGYQVGLLDVDVHGPSIAGLLGLTGLKLNIIGDQIQPYHYTDNLKVVSIQGLLDQPDTPLIWRGPVKIGIIRQFLADVNWGPLDFLIIDSPPGTGDEPLTVAQTVSGC; encoded by the coding sequence ATGTCCTGTAACACGACGGATCATGAGCTTGAAGCGCAAGACCGGAAAATCAACCGGTTTTTGCAAAATGTCGATCACAAAATGGTGGTCATGAGCGGCAAAGGCGGTGTCGGCAAAAGTACGGTTGCCACCAACCTGGCGGTGTTTTTGAGCAGCCAGGGCTATCAGGTCGGCCTGCTTGACGTGGATGTGCACGGCCCCAGCATTGCCGGATTGTTAGGCCTTACCGGCCTCAAACTAAACATTATCGGCGATCAGATTCAGCCTTATCACTACACCGACAACTTAAAAGTAGTATCCATTCAAGGTTTATTGGACCAGCCTGACACCCCTCTTATCTGGCGTGGCCCGGTAAAAATCGGCATTATTCGTCAATTCTTGGCAGATGTAAATTGGGGGCCGCTTGATTTTCTTATCATTGACAGCCCGCCCGGAACTGGCGATGAACCATTGACTGTGGCTCAGACAGTTAGCGGCTGCTAA
- the rsxB_6 gene encoding Ion-translocating oxidoreductase complex subunit B, translating to MKELVIVSGKGGTGKTSISAALAFLAPQKVLVDCDVDAANFHLISGAAIRETHAFTAGFEPHVDEETCTHCGKCTDLCRFEAITDGVITTPLNCEGCGVCAFNCPAHAISMKEKQAGHWFVSDTRFGRLIHAELGLSVENSGKLVSKVRQEAKKIATAHRLPLIITDGPPGIGCPAIAALSGASLALAVVEPSASSMHDVKRLVDLVSHFGLPLSVCINKSTLHPENTQELIAWCDHNAIPVAGQLPYSDAFRNAIQSGKTVLEMPENAEVKDSLKKLWHNLATLLEVPATESKFGYLQRRLNPFR from the coding sequence ATGAAGGAATTAGTCATTGTCAGCGGCAAAGGCGGTACAGGCAAAACCAGCATCAGTGCCGCGCTCGCCTTTTTAGCCCCGCAAAAAGTACTCGTAGATTGCGATGTAGATGCCGCCAACTTTCATTTGATTAGCGGCGCTGCCATTCGCGAAACTCATGCGTTTACAGCCGGGTTTGAACCACATGTTGATGAAGAAACATGCACGCACTGCGGCAAATGTACCGATTTGTGCCGGTTTGAGGCCATTACGGACGGTGTGATCACGACACCGCTTAATTGTGAAGGCTGTGGTGTATGTGCCTTTAACTGCCCGGCACATGCCATTAGTATGAAAGAAAAACAAGCGGGTCACTGGTTTGTATCCGATACCCGCTTCGGGCGCTTAATTCACGCAGAACTTGGCCTATCTGTGGAAAACTCCGGCAAACTGGTCAGCAAAGTGCGGCAAGAAGCAAAAAAAATTGCCACAGCCCATCGCCTGCCGCTTATTATCACCGATGGACCGCCTGGCATCGGTTGCCCGGCCATCGCTGCGTTATCAGGTGCCAGTTTAGCGCTGGCTGTCGTCGAACCATCCGCTTCCAGCATGCATGACGTAAAACGGTTGGTCGATTTAGTATCCCATTTTGGGTTACCGCTTTCCGTATGTATTAACAAGAGTACCCTACATCCGGAAAATACCCAAGAACTCATTGCTTGGTGCGATCATAACGCCATTCCCGTCGCGGGACAGTTGCCTTACAGTGATGCCTTTCGCAATGCCATCCAATCAGGTAAAACCGTGCTGGAAATGCCTGAAAATGCTGAAGTCAAAGACTCTCTGAAAAAACTTTGGCATAACTTAGCAACCCTCTTAGAAGTTCCGGCAACCGAAAGTAAGTTCGGCTATCTCCAAAGAAGGCTCAACCCCTTTCGTTAA
- a CDS encoding Iron-sulfur cluster carrier protein: MRKSIQFCQKVNMPVLGLIENMSGFVCPTCGSLHAIFKSGGGEKTASDWNIPFLGRLPIDPGIVTAGDAGQAIDSLTSHTKEKMQHIVDQMLHQLPNKQKGVDLTMKIAIPLAGGKLCTHFGHCEQFAIITVADGKITEHKTLTPPPHAPGVIPNWVADQGCTDILVGGMGEAAQAIFRQRGIKVLCGAPSDTPENLVTLYLRGELIDSGNTCDHDHDHGHNCPIYVN, translated from the coding sequence GTGCGTAAATCCATCCAATTTTGCCAGAAAGTCAATATGCCGGTTTTAGGTCTCATCGAGAACATGAGCGGCTTTGTCTGCCCTACCTGCGGCAGCCTGCATGCCATATTCAAAAGCGGTGGTGGCGAAAAAACCGCGTCTGACTGGAATATTCCCTTTCTGGGACGACTGCCCATTGACCCCGGGATCGTAACCGCCGGCGATGCCGGCCAGGCCATAGACAGTTTAACCAGCCATACCAAAGAGAAAATGCAGCATATTGTAGACCAAATGCTGCACCAACTTCCCAATAAACAGAAAGGTGTTGATTTAACCATGAAAATTGCCATTCCCTTAGCCGGAGGAAAACTTTGCACCCATTTTGGTCACTGTGAACAATTTGCCATCATAACGGTAGCCGACGGAAAAATTACCGAACACAAAACCCTGACCCCACCGCCCCATGCTCCCGGCGTCATCCCCAACTGGGTGGCCGACCAGGGTTGCACCGATATTTTAGTCGGCGGTATGGGCGAAGCAGCCCAAGCCATCTTCCGCCAGCGCGGCATAAAGGTTCTGTGCGGCGCACCCTCGGACACTCCGGAAAATCTTGTCACCCTCTACCTGCGCGGTGAGCTTATCGATTCCGGCAACACCTGCGACCACGACCACGACCACGGACATAACTGCCCAATCTATGTAAATTAG